A region of Prochlorothrix hollandica PCC 9006 = CALU 1027 DNA encodes the following proteins:
- a CDS encoding RNA-guided endonuclease InsQ/TnpB family protein, with protein GFSLKGNKLELAKLGRFKVKWSRLLPSEPSSVTIIRNTAGQYHASFVVEIGPINIEPLRPSIGVDLGIKTFAFLSTGDRVESPGYNRLDRKTRRFQRKLARQVKGSKRREKTRLRLAKLKLKTANIRKDFLHKTTTQLIHENQVVVLEDLAVKNMLGNRKLARAISQQGWGTARTMCEAKANRVNDRGVRIISRWEPTSQICSDCGFRWGKVALSVRSIRLRELRHRTLIEMVMPPKISKSLGWG; from the coding sequence CGGGATTCTCCCTCAAGGGCAATAAGCTTGAACTGGCCAAATTAGGCCGCTTCAAGGTGAAGTGGTCAAGGCTACTGCCCTCTGAACCTAGCTCTGTGACCATTATCCGTAACACGGCTGGACAATACCATGCCAGCTTTGTAGTGGAGATTGGACCCATCAATATTGAGCCACTACGGCCCTCAATTGGGGTAGATCTAGGCATCAAAACCTTTGCCTTTCTCAGCACAGGTGATCGGGTAGAATCCCCTGGATATAATCGGTTAGACCGCAAGACGCGACGGTTTCAGCGTAAGCTGGCCCGCCAAGTTAAAGGGTCTAAGCGTCGCGAAAAGACTAGGCTGCGCCTTGCAAAGCTGAAGCTCAAAACGGCCAATATCCGAAAAGACTTTCTGCACAAGACCACGACCCAGCTCATCCACGAAAATCAAGTGGTGGTGTTGGAGGATCTGGCGGTGAAGAATATGCTTGGTAATCGGAAGTTGGCACGGGCCATCAGTCAGCAGGGTTGGGGCACCGCACGAACCATGTGTGAGGCCAAGGCCAACAGGGTTAATGATCGAGGGGTCAGGATCATCAGTCGGTGGGAGCCAACCAGTCAGATCTGTTCTGATTGTGGCTTTCGTTGGGGCAAGGTTGCTCTATCGGTTCGTTCCATCCGTCTGCGTGAGTTGCGGCACCGAACACTGATAGAGATGGTAATGCCGCCAAAAATATCGAAAAGTCTGGGTTGGGGCTAA
- a CDS encoding pentapeptide repeat-containing protein, whose translation MTPSASRRSRLTPAQASEILAAYRAGTRTFQNYDFRGQNFAQATLQGADFSGCWLQGCNFRGANLRGVNFSHVKTGIPRRSQWILGIVLLLVSAIALALIYGLGIGVYCGVELQLLGLSPWPVPLAPLGWVLGGSSLYFLICSFLGRGTEGLRGLGFGLVALGLLLWQQPVGLWGLGALVILGWGRSIQLLAQANPLAPLVLGGLGLGGATALIYSLKAFGSDPSQTLLPALVTTGVLVPLLALYGHWLTLQLQILTDWKPWITIAAAGGWAMVQVAAVATGLVVSGELLDTFPSMVTVAGGSFLGLLLGLSLGWRGLQAPDSAGLLGQWAMTWNLRWGTQFQGATLSHANFTGSSLWGVNWQGAVVDYVQWHRVRLLEWCDYGHTYLRYPQVRQLFLGKLSPHDRCFDGLDLRRIHLSNWPEKVNPLDLTGASFVGADLSQANLRQVNLTGAQLVGTNLVGTCLTGACLTGACIEQWRISADTQTDGVVCDYVELRRPTPTDRNPLRQPPQADQVLELEDRVALLRPSPLATLTQEFEQLLQCHDPVLREYYLLQRAEAAPTSQGLTPEHYRHLFHHYAQTQAHAPAAPGRGNGGIKGRSWLQAIGVWLGLGAVSPSSVGGNPGAWGDPDPGVGKSLVIPVGSQAVGLQGSEAVPPPWSKAGSTGSRTHTPNRRTATLVRWGIVALMLVLINTLLQSDETQRNQPWEIIRAEDSPIQGGSRVALEQLHRNGSDLSNLQAPEASLQNIQLPGAKLNQANFSQGQLDSADFSGAQLRRSNFESASLVNAKLGYSRLHGVGQGTIVATVETLVHPLLPPLWQRGADLQEARFKDANLTGADLREANLQGADLRNVIFTATLLQGADLSGTDLRSAYLNTTLDQVTFTNALYSYLTVFPAGFDPTAAAMVLEESLEGDPTPPTPPPGPGDSNI comes from the coding sequence ATGACACCTTCTGCATCCCGACGATCCCGGTTAACCCCCGCCCAAGCATCCGAGATTCTTGCCGCTTATCGGGCCGGAACCCGCACCTTCCAAAACTACGACTTCCGAGGCCAAAACTTTGCCCAAGCGACCCTCCAGGGGGCAGACTTCAGCGGTTGTTGGCTCCAGGGTTGCAACTTCCGGGGGGCTAACCTGCGGGGTGTCAACTTTAGCCATGTCAAAACCGGGATCCCTCGCCGGAGTCAGTGGATCTTGGGGATAGTGCTGCTGCTGGTGTCGGCGATCGCCCTGGCCTTAATCTATGGCTTGGGCATTGGGGTTTATTGCGGCGTAGAGCTGCAACTGTTGGGGTTGAGTCCTTGGCCGGTTCCCCTGGCACCCCTGGGCTGGGTTTTAGGCGGTTCCAGCCTCTATTTTCTCATCTGTAGTTTTTTAGGCCGGGGCACAGAGGGCTTGCGGGGCTTGGGGTTTGGCCTGGTGGCCCTGGGGTTGTTGCTGTGGCAGCAACCGGTGGGGTTGTGGGGACTGGGGGCACTGGTGATTCTCGGCTGGGGGCGATCGATCCAACTGCTGGCCCAGGCTAATCCCCTGGCTCCCCTAGTTTTAGGGGGCTTGGGGCTGGGGGGAGCCACGGCCCTGATCTATTCCCTCAAGGCGTTTGGCTCAGACCCCTCCCAAACCCTACTGCCCGCCCTGGTCACCACGGGGGTATTAGTCCCTCTCCTGGCCCTCTATGGCCACTGGCTGACCCTGCAACTCCAGATCCTCACGGACTGGAAACCTTGGATCACGATCGCCGCCGCTGGCGGTTGGGCCATGGTGCAGGTTGCTGCTGTGGCCACGGGGTTAGTGGTGTCTGGGGAACTGCTGGACACCTTCCCCAGCATGGTGACCGTCGCCGGGGGATCGTTTCTGGGGCTGTTGCTGGGGCTGAGTTTAGGCTGGCGAGGCTTGCAGGCTCCCGATAGCGCAGGCCTCTTGGGCCAATGGGCCATGACCTGGAACTTACGCTGGGGAACCCAGTTCCAGGGAGCCACCTTAAGCCATGCCAACTTTACCGGCTCCAGCCTCTGGGGGGTGAACTGGCAGGGTGCCGTGGTCGATTATGTCCAGTGGCATCGGGTGCGGCTGCTGGAGTGGTGTGACTATGGCCACACCTATTTGCGCTATCCCCAAGTGCGGCAGCTTTTCCTCGGCAAACTATCCCCCCACGATCGTTGTTTTGATGGCTTGGATCTACGGCGCATCCACCTCAGCAACTGGCCGGAAAAGGTCAACCCCTTGGATTTAACGGGGGCTAGTTTTGTGGGAGCCGATCTGAGCCAAGCCAATTTGCGCCAGGTGAACTTAACGGGGGCGCAATTGGTGGGCACTAACCTGGTGGGCACCTGTTTAACGGGGGCTTGTTTAACGGGGGCTTGCATTGAACAGTGGCGCATCAGCGCCGATACCCAAACCGATGGGGTGGTGTGTGACTATGTGGAACTGCGTCGCCCTACCCCCACCGATCGCAATCCCCTCCGCCAGCCGCCCCAGGCGGATCAAGTTCTGGAGCTAGAGGATCGCGTTGCCCTGTTGCGGCCCTCTCCCCTGGCCACCCTGACCCAAGAGTTTGAGCAATTATTACAGTGCCACGATCCCGTCTTGCGGGAATATTACCTGCTGCAACGGGCGGAAGCGGCCCCCACGAGCCAAGGCTTAACCCCGGAACACTACCGCCATCTGTTCCACCACTACGCCCAAACCCAGGCCCACGCTCCAGCGGCTCCAGGTCGAGGGAATGGGGGGATCAAGGGCCGATCGTGGCTCCAGGCCATAGGGGTCTGGCTAGGACTGGGGGCAGTGAGTCCGTCCTCCGTCGGGGGCAATCCCGGTGCTTGGGGAGACCCGGACCCAGGGGTCGGTAAGTCCCTGGTTATACCGGTGGGATCGCAGGCGGTGGGATTGCAGGGATCTGAGGCTGTCCCCCCACCCTGGAGCAAGGCTGGGTCTACCGGATCGAGAACCCACACCCCAAACCGTCGGACAGCAACCCTGGTGCGCTGGGGCATTGTGGCCCTGATGCTGGTGTTGATCAATACCCTGTTACAGTCCGATGAGACCCAGCGGAATCAGCCCTGGGAGATCATCAGAGCCGAAGACAGTCCCATCCAGGGGGGCAGTCGTGTTGCCCTGGAACAATTGCACCGCAATGGGTCCGATCTCAGCAATTTACAGGCTCCTGAAGCCTCGTTACAGAATATTCAGTTACCGGGGGCCAAGCTTAATCAAGCCAACTTCAGCCAAGGCCAACTGGACAGCGCCGACTTCAGCGGTGCCCAACTGCGCCGTTCCAACTTTGAAAGCGCCAGTTTAGTCAATGCTAAGTTGGGCTATTCCCGCCTCCATGGCGTGGGTCAGGGGACGATCGTCGCCACGGTGGAAACCCTGGTGCATCCCCTGCTCCCTCCCCTCTGGCAACGGGGAGCCGATCTCCAGGAGGCCCGCTTTAAGGATGCGAACCTGACGGGGGCGGATTTGCGGGAAGCCAATCTCCAGGGGGCAGATTTGCGCAATGTCATTTTCACAGCGACCCTGTTACAGGGGGCGGATCTGTCGGGTACGGATCTGCGATCGGCCTACCTCAACACCACCCTGGATCAGGTCACCTTTACCAACGCCCTCTATTCCTATCTGACCGTCTTTCCCGCTGGCTTTGACCCCACTGCCGCTGCCATGGTTCTCGAAGAGTCCCTAGAAGGAGACCCCACTCCCCCCACTCCCCCCCCAGGGCCAGGAGATAGCAACATTTAA
- a CDS encoding TMEM14 family protein: protein MNPTLIVTLMYGLLSALGGIQGYVKAKSKVSLISGLVSGALLGVSGVGQWQGQPWGKGLALGLTVALVVIFGVRLQKTRQWMPAGLMVGLGCGTIVVILAG from the coding sequence ATGAACCCCACCCTCATTGTCACCCTGATGTATGGACTCCTCAGCGCCCTGGGGGGAATTCAAGGCTATGTCAAAGCCAAAAGCAAGGTGTCCTTGATTTCAGGGCTGGTCAGCGGAGCGCTGTTAGGGGTGAGTGGGGTCGGGCAATGGCAGGGGCAACCCTGGGGCAAGGGGCTAGCCCTGGGGCTGACGGTGGCCCTGGTGGTTATTTTTGGGGTGCGGCTACAGAAAACCCGCCAGTGGATGCCTGCGGGATTAATGGTGGGGTTGGGTTGCGGGACGATCGTGGTGATCCTAGCGGGTTAA
- a CDS encoding CheR family methyltransferase, with translation MTPLTLHNIARLITQRTGICIREQDYSNLTRKLTQRQQALGLRDLESYYNCLMGIPPVPSSSKTWFKNPFSVAQEWQQLVSLVTVGESYFFRDRNQLKLLQTILIPQLMERQQNSFSQVKPQLRLWSAGCSTGEEPYSLAILLSEIIDLAQWDLLIIGTDICEASLAKARSGIFSSWSFRQFDPVLKEKYFRPHAEGWIIDSKIRQSVTFQQNNLLCDPYPIPGSYLWDIDLILCRNVFIYFESTAIDQVLTKFANTLKLQGCLITGHAELQGHGLQQFKAISFPESVVYWRNLNPSPPPAVPSPLFPSPTVPNPPQSVSWIAPGVALPLPPRYAPSPPRFTPPITARPMVPNSTPPPSSLSTDQITVLQEAKALLRQQNYQQVATTLQQFFASLDRSLDRQQRLEAYLLLAQAQANLGQSNAARQACQDALQIDPCSVLAYHLLAQLAEEIGDLEGAKVFLKRVIYLDPDAVMAYFNLSLIYEQEHSLDRARKVQTTAWDLVKRLPPETIVDLEHHRTAQDLQLFLERKMSLS, from the coding sequence ATGACCCCACTGACCTTACACAATATTGCCCGTCTGATTACCCAGAGAACAGGGATTTGCATCCGGGAACAGGACTACAGTAACTTAACGAGAAAGCTGACACAACGGCAACAGGCATTGGGACTGAGGGATTTGGAAAGTTACTATAATTGCCTCATGGGAATTCCCCCCGTCCCATCATCCTCTAAAACCTGGTTTAAGAACCCCTTCTCGGTAGCCCAAGAGTGGCAGCAATTGGTGAGTTTAGTGACGGTGGGGGAAAGCTATTTTTTCCGCGATCGCAATCAACTGAAATTGCTGCAAACTATCCTGATTCCCCAACTCATGGAGCGGCAGCAGAACAGTTTCAGCCAGGTCAAACCCCAATTGCGACTCTGGAGCGCAGGCTGTTCCACGGGGGAAGAACCCTATTCCCTAGCTATTTTACTATCGGAAATCATCGACTTAGCCCAATGGGATTTACTGATTATCGGCACTGATATTTGTGAAGCATCCCTAGCCAAAGCCCGATCGGGAATCTTTAGTTCCTGGTCTTTCCGACAGTTCGATCCGGTTTTGAAAGAAAAGTATTTTCGTCCCCATGCTGAAGGCTGGATCATTGACTCCAAAATTCGCCAGTCAGTGACCTTTCAGCAAAATAATCTTCTTTGCGATCCCTACCCCATTCCCGGCAGCTACCTCTGGGATATAGATCTAATTTTGTGTCGCAATGTCTTTATTTACTTTGAGTCAACGGCCATCGATCAGGTGTTAACGAAATTTGCCAACACCCTCAAACTCCAAGGCTGTCTGATCACGGGCCATGCTGAACTCCAGGGCCATGGATTACAGCAGTTCAAGGCCATTAGTTTCCCAGAGTCTGTGGTCTATTGGCGCAACCTCAACCCTAGCCCACCTCCCGCCGTCCCTAGCCCCTTGTTCCCCAGTCCCACCGTTCCCAATCCCCCCCAATCCGTATCCTGGATCGCCCCTGGGGTCGCCTTGCCTCTGCCCCCACGCTATGCGCCGTCCCCCCCCAGATTCACGCCGCCCATCACCGCCCGCCCCATGGTCCCCAATTCCACCCCACCGCCCTCCTCCCTGTCCACGGATCAAATCACTGTGCTACAGGAGGCTAAGGCACTGTTGCGCCAGCAAAACTATCAACAGGTGGCCACGACCCTCCAGCAGTTTTTTGCCAGCCTCGATCGTTCCCTCGATCGCCAACAACGCCTAGAAGCCTATCTTTTATTAGCCCAAGCCCAGGCCAACCTGGGCCAAAGCAACGCTGCCCGTCAAGCCTGCCAGGATGCCCTCCAAATCGACCCCTGCTCGGTGCTGGCCTATCACTTGTTAGCCCAATTAGCGGAGGAAATCGGGGATTTGGAAGGGGCCAAGGTCTTTCTCAAGCGGGTGATTTATCTGGATCCCGATGCCGTCATGGCCTACTTTAATTTGAGCCTGATCTATGAACAGGAACACAGCCTCGATCGTGCCCGTAAAGTGCAAACCACTGCCTGGGACTTGGTGAAGCGGTTACCCCCGGAGACGATCGTTGACCTAGAGCACCACCGCACCGCCCAGGATTTACAGCTTTTCCTCGAACGCAAAATGTCACTGTCTTAG
- a CDS encoding pentapeptide repeat-containing protein: MASADHLETMSQGVDIWNQWRKDNSDVKPDLREVDFHQGNFQHMDFHDCDLSRSNLRETNFDFANLTGSSLYRVDLCMASLCGARMQDVDLYGANLYTANLSEANLRYANLYKADLREAILYRANLQDAHLYEVDLRSAMAEEATFIGATLYLANLSKANLSRANLCMASLVSTTLYQTDLRGANFVNANLYKAILRQADLRGADLREAVLSLADLSDALLDNTNLAMTNLMGACLSGTKLGNTNLDAANLWDVDLTDVTIAHGASQQGLYGPPPAILRVSHGKKRLGQNPESAAPPHPRVNVHGLTFMG, translated from the coding sequence ATGGCCAGTGCAGACCACCTTGAAACCATGAGTCAAGGGGTTGATATTTGGAATCAGTGGCGCAAAGACAACTCAGATGTCAAACCCGATTTGCGGGAGGTGGACTTTCACCAAGGCAACTTCCAGCATATGGATTTCCATGACTGCGATCTGAGCCGATCCAACCTGCGGGAAACTAACTTTGACTTCGCCAACCTCACCGGGTCCAGCCTCTACCGAGTTGACTTGTGCATGGCCAGCCTCTGTGGGGCACGGATGCAAGACGTGGATCTCTATGGCGCAAATCTTTATACCGCCAACCTCAGTGAAGCCAACCTCCGCTATGCCAACCTCTACAAAGCGGACTTACGGGAAGCCATTCTCTACCGAGCCAATCTCCAAGATGCTCACCTCTATGAGGTGGATTTGCGATCGGCCATGGCGGAAGAGGCCACCTTCATCGGTGCCACCCTCTATTTAGCCAACCTGTCCAAAGCCAACCTAAGCCGCGCCAACCTGTGCATGGCCAGCCTGGTGAGCACCACTCTCTACCAGACCGATCTGCGGGGTGCGAATTTTGTCAACGCCAACCTGTACAAAGCGATTTTGCGCCAAGCGGATTTACGGGGGGCAGATTTACGGGAAGCCGTGCTCAGTTTGGCAGATCTGAGCGATGCCTTATTGGACAATACCAATCTAGCCATGACTAACCTGATGGGAGCCTGTCTCAGTGGTACAAAGCTAGGGAATACCAATTTAGACGCAGCTAATCTGTGGGATGTGGATCTAACGGATGTCACGATCGCCCACGGAGCCAGCCAACAAGGACTCTACGGTCCCCCGCCAGCAATCCTTAGGGTGAGCCATGGCAAAAAGCGTCTAGGGCAAAACCCTGAAAGCGCCGCCCCTCCTCACCCACGGGTTAACGTCCATGGGTTAACGTTCATGGGTTAA
- a CDS encoding thioredoxin, translated as MTSGRVLAPVPTLLATPNRGNHGGIAPSKIGESAQVK; from the coding sequence TTGACCTCGGGTAGGGTTCTCGCCCCCGTGCCGACCCTCTTGGCGACCCCCAACCGGGGCAACCATGGGGGGATTGCCCCTAGCAAAATCGGGGAATCTGCCCAGGTGAAATAG
- a CDS encoding glycoside hydrolase family 19 protein → MANPSSLLRWRQQAAQFLGSLIVKNLTDPNLTAQDGQVDDLLRMLADRPPRPSVRDPYLGLFPTAPVATLRQRAARGVKLFLERLDTPQVVPADAQADDLIRQLKQLSPRPLGVHPYEGLFGRSTAEVSDFQINAWRKQAGLHLQWLVRHIGQGDETPGGADSTTADGLADDLLRALGRQSPRPPDRPPYRGLFLLPPDATTADYRLLVANGLKIFVERIQGQTLGSQDAVVDGVIRQLRGLPDRPLERLPYEGLFPAVAQVTVAQLRAIAPHGAVARLERFAPHINATLTEFEINTPLRRAHFLAQLAHESGEFNYVEEIASGAAYEGRTDLGNTQPGDGRRFKGRGLIQITGYFNYRACGDALGIDLVQQPHLLSRDDLACRSAGWFWDWQQINRAADADDVEWVTYVINGGYNGFRDRVTKLAAAKAAFGLA, encoded by the coding sequence ATGGCTAACCCTTCTTCCCTACTGCGTTGGCGACAGCAGGCGGCCCAGTTCCTGGGTTCCCTCATTGTCAAAAACCTCACCGATCCCAACCTGACGGCCCAGGATGGCCAGGTGGATGATCTGTTGCGGATGTTGGCCGATCGCCCGCCCCGGCCCTCCGTGCGGGATCCTTACCTAGGGCTGTTTCCGACGGCTCCCGTGGCGACTCTGCGGCAACGGGCTGCCCGAGGGGTCAAACTGTTTTTAGAACGGCTGGATACCCCCCAAGTGGTGCCCGCCGATGCCCAGGCCGATGACTTAATTCGCCAGCTCAAGCAGTTATCCCCCCGCCCCCTGGGGGTGCATCCCTATGAGGGGCTATTTGGGCGATCGACAGCGGAGGTGAGCGATTTTCAGATTAATGCATGGCGCAAGCAGGCGGGTCTCCATTTGCAGTGGCTGGTGCGCCACATTGGCCAGGGGGACGAGACCCCTGGCGGGGCTGACTCAACAACGGCGGATGGCTTGGCCGATGATTTGTTGCGGGCCTTGGGGCGACAGTCTCCCCGCCCCCCCGATCGCCCCCCCTACCGAGGTCTCTTTCTCTTACCCCCGGACGCAACGACGGCTGACTATCGGCTGCTGGTGGCCAATGGACTGAAGATCTTTGTGGAGCGGATCCAGGGCCAAACCTTGGGATCCCAAGATGCGGTGGTGGATGGGGTGATTCGCCAGTTGCGGGGCTTGCCCGATCGTCCCCTGGAGCGGCTGCCCTATGAAGGGCTGTTTCCCGCTGTGGCCCAGGTCACCGTGGCCCAGTTGCGGGCGATCGCCCCCCATGGAGCAGTGGCCCGCCTAGAACGCTTTGCCCCCCACATCAATGCCACTCTGACGGAGTTTGAGATTAATACCCCCCTGCGCCGCGCCCATTTCTTGGCCCAACTGGCCCATGAGTCGGGGGAATTTAACTATGTGGAGGAGATCGCCTCTGGAGCCGCCTATGAAGGACGAACCGATCTGGGCAACACCCAGCCAGGGGATGGCAGACGTTTTAAGGGGCGTGGCTTAATTCAAATTACGGGCTACTTTAACTACCGGGCCTGTGGCGATGCCCTGGGCATAGACCTGGTTCAACAACCCCACCTCCTCAGCCGGGATGACTTGGCCTGTCGCAGTGCGGGCTGGTTCTGGGATTGGCAACAGATTAACCGCGCCGCCGATGCCGATGATGTGGAATGGGTCACCTACGTCATCAATGGGGGCTACAACGGCTTCCGCGATCGGGTCACCAAGTTAGCCGCCGCTAAAGCAGCTTTCGGCCTTGCCTAA
- a CDS encoding cation:proton antiporter — protein sequence MDSGFELTLLMVTTVLAGIGAQVCAAYFKVPSIVFLLSFGIVLGPDGLGLIHPNLLGNGLEVIVGLSVALILFEGGLSLELRDLGKVSGSLRNLVTIGTLVTLVGGGMAAHWLSEFPWPIAFLYASIVVVTGPTVISPLLKQVKVERQVATLLEGEGVLIDPVGAILAVVVLDIILNGTTATAPMTIVVGLSARLGIGSLIGIVGGWLVGNFLKRANFMAEDLKNLVVLASLWGLFGLAQLLRSESGLMTTVTFGIMLRASGLPEERLLRRFKGQLTMLAISVLFILLAADLSIATLFALGWGGPLTVLALMLLVRPVNIWSCTWNSDLNWRQKVFLGWVAPRGIVSASVASLFAILLTDRGINGGEAIKALVFLTIIMTVFIQGLTARFLAKTLGITSTQATGAVIVGSNPLSRLLARLFQERGEEVVIIETDEEDCKKAQQDNIRTILSSAFDAATLEAAGLEDAGTFLAMSSNGEVNLGVAQRAVEEFGPPRVLAIFPRDPQSAPPASQKIIQAFAPDLSIKHWNQYLLDGAVKLGETRLRYFGLEFQQAHLQALMRSQELIPLLLERDDRLQVMSIEDEWKPGDRILYLLHDPKPKLLKRLSGSSQKQLVAERLPAVEEVPVPIHVPELPVPELPVPELPPPDTVTPETPPETPPKTAPETPVDPPESPDAIAETKAETKADPAPTSPSDPSTVPSTVEGSDS from the coding sequence ATGGATTCCGGTTTTGAACTCACCCTGCTGATGGTGACCACAGTGCTAGCAGGCATTGGGGCGCAGGTCTGTGCTGCTTACTTTAAGGTTCCCAGCATTGTCTTTCTCCTGTCCTTTGGCATTGTGCTAGGACCCGATGGCTTGGGCTTGATTCACCCCAATCTCTTGGGCAACGGTTTAGAAGTGATTGTGGGCCTTTCTGTTGCGTTGATTCTCTTTGAGGGGGGGTTGAGCCTGGAACTGCGGGATCTGGGCAAGGTATCCGGCAGTTTGCGTAATTTAGTCACCATTGGCACCTTGGTTACCCTGGTGGGCGGGGGGATGGCGGCCCATTGGCTCAGTGAATTTCCCTGGCCCATTGCCTTTCTCTATGCCTCGATCGTCGTGGTCACGGGTCCCACCGTCATTAGTCCCCTCCTCAAACAGGTCAAAGTCGAGCGCCAAGTGGCGACTCTGCTGGAGGGGGAAGGGGTGTTGATTGATCCCGTGGGGGCCATCCTCGCCGTGGTGGTCTTGGACATTATCCTCAATGGCACCACGGCCACCGCCCCCATGACCATTGTGGTGGGTCTCTCGGCTCGCCTTGGCATCGGCAGTCTCATCGGCATTGTGGGGGGGTGGCTGGTGGGCAACTTCCTCAAACGGGCCAACTTCATGGCCGAAGACCTGAAAAACCTGGTGGTCTTGGCCAGCCTTTGGGGACTATTTGGCTTAGCCCAACTGTTACGCAGCGAATCGGGCCTGATGACCACGGTTACCTTTGGCATCATGCTGAGGGCATCGGGCTTGCCGGAAGAACGGCTGCTGAGGCGTTTTAAGGGCCAGCTCACCATGTTGGCCATTTCGGTGTTGTTTATCTTACTGGCGGCTGACCTATCCATTGCCACCCTCTTTGCCCTGGGCTGGGGCGGTCCGCTGACGGTGTTGGCCTTGATGCTCTTGGTGCGCCCCGTCAATATTTGGAGTTGCACCTGGAATAGTGATCTCAACTGGCGACAAAAGGTGTTCCTGGGTTGGGTGGCTCCCCGGGGGATTGTCTCTGCCTCGGTTGCGTCCCTGTTTGCCATTTTGTTGACCGATCGCGGTATCAACGGCGGAGAAGCCATTAAAGCCCTGGTGTTTCTCACCATTATCATGACGGTTTTTATCCAAGGGTTAACCGCCCGGTTTTTAGCGAAAACCCTGGGGATCACCTCCACCCAAGCCACGGGAGCGGTCATTGTTGGCTCCAATCCCCTGAGCCGTTTACTGGCCCGCCTGTTCCAGGAGCGGGGAGAAGAAGTGGTGATTATTGAAACCGATGAGGAAGATTGCAAAAAGGCGCAACAGGACAATATCCGCACCATCCTCAGCAGTGCCTTTGATGCGGCCACATTGGAGGCGGCAGGTTTAGAAGATGCCGGAACCTTTTTGGCCATGAGCAGTAATGGGGAAGTGAATCTGGGGGTGGCCCAGCGGGCTGTGGAGGAGTTTGGTCCCCCCCGTGTTTTAGCCATTTTCCCCCGGGATCCCCAGTCTGCCCCCCCCGCTAGCCAAAAAATCATCCAAGCCTTTGCCCCGGATTTGTCCATTAAGCACTGGAACCAATATTTGCTGGATGGGGCTGTGAAGCTGGGGGAAACCCGACTGCGATATTTTGGCCTGGAATTCCAGCAGGCCCATTTGCAAGCGTTAATGCGCTCCCAGGAACTGATTCCTCTGTTGTTGGAGCGGGACGATCGCCTTCAGGTCATGTCCATTGAAGATGAGTGGAAACCGGGCGATCGTATTCTCTATTTGCTCCACGACCCCAAACCGAAGTTGCTGAAGCGGCTATCGGGTTCTAGTCAAAAGCAGTTGGTGGCGGAACGGCTGCCGGCGGTGGAGGAGGTGCCGGTGCCCATCCATGTCCCCGAACTCCCCGTCCCCGAACTCCCCGTCCCCGAACTCCCCCCCCCAGACACTGTTACCCCAGAGACCCCCCCAGAGACTCCCCCCAAGACTGCCCCAGAGACTCCTGTGGATCCGCCAGAGAGTCCCGACGCGATCGCCGAGACCAAGGCCGAGACCAAGGCTGATCCTGCACCTACATCCCCCTCGGATCCCTCAACCGTTCCCTCGACGGTGGAGGGTAGTGATAGTTAA
- the cobO gene encoding cob(I)yrinic acid a,c-diamide adenosyltransferase, giving the protein MSDSDTSPHGSPLPEPTLSADQYRQKMQRRKAVQAERVGSMQAEKGLIIVHTGTGKGKTTAALGMVLRSLGHGYRVAIVQFIKGAWEPAEKAAFAPWQDQLVFQAMGEGFTWETQDRERDIEKAQGAWATALGYIQNPDFRLVLLDEVNIALKLGYLSLDQVLAGLEQKPALSHVILTGRGAPQGLIDRADLVTEMTLVKHPFREQGVKAQAGLEF; this is encoded by the coding sequence ATGTCTGATTCTGATACCTCTCCCCATGGCTCCCCTCTGCCAGAGCCAACCCTGTCAGCGGATCAATATCGCCAAAAAATGCAACGGCGCAAGGCGGTTCAGGCAGAGCGGGTGGGTTCCATGCAGGCCGAAAAGGGGCTGATTATTGTCCATACGGGGACGGGCAAAGGCAAAACCACCGCTGCCTTGGGGATGGTCTTGCGATCGCTGGGCCATGGGTATCGGGTGGCGATCGTCCAGTTCATCAAGGGAGCCTGGGAACCCGCAGAAAAAGCGGCCTTTGCGCCGTGGCAGGATCAGTTGGTGTTTCAGGCCATGGGGGAAGGGTTCACCTGGGAAACCCAAGATCGGGAGCGGGATATCGAGAAGGCCCAAGGGGCTTGGGCCACAGCCCTGGGTTATATTCAAAACCCCGATTTTCGCTTGGTATTGCTGGATGAAGTCAATATTGCCCTGAAATTGGGCTACCTCTCCCTGGATCAGGTACTGGCCGGGTTGGAGCAGAAACCAGCCCTATCCCATGTGATTCTGACGGGACGGGGTGCCCCCCAAGGGTTGATCGATCGCGCCGATCTGGTCACGGAAATGACCCTCGTCAAGCATCCCTTCCGGGAACAGGGGGTGAAAGCCCAAGCGGGTCTTGAATTTTGA